One Bufo gargarizans isolate SCDJY-AF-19 chromosome 3, ASM1485885v1, whole genome shotgun sequence DNA segment encodes these proteins:
- the LOC122931310 gene encoding olfactory receptor 52A1-like: MANSTFYPTYFLLVGIPGLEHKHIWISIPFCIFYVLALLGNIMVIVVILMSPRLHQPMFIFLSMLAFNDCLLSTSVAPKILSIFWLNIRAISFNGCLLQMFFIHSFTSIESGFLLSMAYDRYIAIYKPLRYNSIITTRLITRLVIVFLVRAVVLVGPCIVLIRRFPAFKTNIIAHSYCEHMAVVKLAAADIRGNSILGLLVAFTILGVDLLFILLSYTMIFNAVFRLPSKDARLKAFNTCTPHMCVFLSFYSMAIFSFLSHRYGKKIPPYVHIIFSDIYLLVPPMLNPLIYGIKTTLIREETWKILKEIFLKM; this comes from the coding sequence ATGGCAAATTCCACCTTCTATCCCACCTACTTCCTACTGGTTGGTATTCCGGGACTAGAACATAAACATATCTGGATCTCAATCCCTTTCTGTATCTTCTATGTATTGGCTTTGCTGGGAAACATCATGGTGATAGTTGTCATCCTCATGTCTCCAAGACTCCACCAGCCTATGTTTATATTCCTTTCTATGTTGGCATTCAATGACTGCCTTCTTTCTACAAGTGTTGCCCCAAAAATCTTGTCCATCTTCTGGTTAAATATCAGAGCAATTAGCTTTAATGGGTGTCTTCTCCAGATGTTCTTCATTCACAGCTTTACCAGTATTGAATCTGGGTTCTTGCTTTCCATGGCTTATGACCGCTACATTGCTATATATAAGCCTCTCCGATATAACTCCATAATAACCACTAGACTGATAACCAGACTGGTCATTGTGTTTCTGGTCCGGGCAGTTGTTCTGGTCGGGCCTTGTATTGTATTGATCAGGAGGTTTCCTGCTTTCAAGACCAACATCATTGCACATTCCTACTGCGAGCACATGGCGGTGGTGAAGCTCGCAGCTGCTGACATCCGAGGGAACAGTATTCTTGGCCTATTAGTGGCTTTCACCATTCTTGGTGTTGATTTGCTATTCATCCTCCTATCGTATACCATGATTTTCAATGCCGTCTTCCGTCTTCCATCTAAAGACGCTCGTCTGAAAGCATTTAACACGTGTACCCCTCATATGTGCGTGTTCCTGAGCTTTTACAGCATGGCCATATTCTCTTTCTTATCCCACCGATATGGCAAGAAGATTCCTCCTTATGTCCATATTATCTTCTCTGACATCTATCTCTTGGTTCCACCCATGCTCAACCCACTTATCTATGGGATTAAGACAACCCTGATCCGTGAGGAGACCTGGAAAATccttaaagaaatatttttaaaaatgtaa